In one Pseudomonas tensinigenes genomic region, the following are encoded:
- a CDS encoding S66 peptidase family protein: MTVRPTHTLCPHRAVPALPSEGLIGVIAPAGPGALDTDKALQWMRARGYGLKVFPGVYEKDGYLAGSDDVRLRDLHAAFADPEVDAIICLRGGYGTPRLLDRIDYDLLSRHAKPFVGYSDITALHLAISRYAGFVTFHGPLLNADLLGDKEPPTVTSFFAMLRGQLKAGSVFSHPVAYPLTTVEPGIAHGRLLGGNLAMIASTLGTPYEIDVEGVILLIEDINEPLYRIDRLLTQMRLAGKLAKLRGVLVGDIAGVDVEALNRLLKQTFEPLRIPVLSGWRSGHCDPNLTLPMGALVRLDAGKQELMLEQDVVIKA, from the coding sequence ATGACCGTTCGACCGACCCACACACTTTGTCCGCACAGAGCCGTGCCCGCACTGCCCTCAGAAGGACTGATCGGCGTCATTGCACCTGCCGGCCCCGGTGCTCTGGACACCGATAAGGCGCTGCAATGGATGCGCGCCCGCGGCTATGGCTTGAAGGTGTTTCCCGGCGTCTACGAGAAGGACGGCTATCTGGCCGGCAGTGACGATGTGCGCCTGCGCGATCTGCACGCAGCGTTCGCTGATCCCGAGGTTGATGCCATCATTTGCCTGCGCGGCGGCTACGGTACGCCGCGCTTGCTCGACCGTATCGACTACGATTTGCTGAGCCGCCACGCCAAGCCTTTCGTCGGCTACAGCGATATCACCGCACTGCACCTGGCCATCAGTCGTTATGCCGGGTTCGTGACCTTTCACGGGCCGCTGCTCAATGCTGACCTGCTGGGTGACAAGGAGCCGCCGACGGTCACCTCGTTCTTCGCCATGCTGCGCGGGCAATTGAAGGCAGGGAGTGTGTTTAGCCATCCGGTGGCTTATCCATTGACCACGGTCGAGCCTGGTATCGCCCACGGGCGCTTGCTCGGCGGTAATCTGGCGATGATCGCTTCGACGTTGGGTACGCCTTACGAAATCGATGTCGAGGGGGTGATTCTGCTGATCGAAGACATCAACGAGCCGCTGTATCGCATCGACCGGCTGCTCACCCAGATGCGCCTGGCCGGCAAGTTGGCCAAGTTGCGCGGGGTGTTGGTCGGGGATATTGCAGGCGTGGATGTCGAAGCGCTGAACCGCTTGCTCAAGCAGACTTTCGAGCCGTTGCGGATTCCGGTTTTATCGGGGTGGCGTAGCGGGCACTGCGATCCGAACCTGACGCTGCCGATGGGCGCGCTGGTGCGGCTGGATGCCGGGAAGCAGGAATTGATGCTGGAGCAGGATGTGGTGATCAAGGCTTAA
- the lipA gene encoding lipoyl synthase yields the protein MIPTLDVTERPAPRPKVEAGVKLRGAEKVARIPVKIIPTTELPKKPDWIRVRIPVSPEVDRIKSLLRKHKLHSVCEEASCPNLGECFSGGTATFMIMGDICTRRCPFCDVGHGRPKPLDVNEPESLAIAIADLKLKYVVITSVDRDDLRDGGAQHFADCIREIRKLSPNVQLETLVPDYRGRMDVALEITAAEPPDVFNHNLETVPRLYKAARPGSDYQWSLTLLQRFKQMMPHIPTKSGLMLGLGETDEEVIEVMKRMREHDIDMLTLGQYLQPSRSHLPVQRFVHPDTFAWFAEEGYKMGFKNVASGPLVRSSYHADEQAKLVKAELLGS from the coding sequence ATGATCCCGACGCTCGACGTGACCGAGCGCCCGGCCCCGCGTCCCAAGGTAGAAGCCGGCGTCAAGCTGCGCGGCGCCGAGAAGGTTGCACGCATCCCGGTAAAGATCATTCCGACCACCGAGCTGCCGAAGAAACCTGACTGGATTCGTGTGCGCATCCCGGTTTCGCCGGAAGTCGACCGCATCAAGAGCCTGCTGCGCAAACACAAACTGCACAGCGTCTGCGAAGAAGCCTCCTGCCCGAACCTCGGCGAATGCTTCTCCGGCGGCACCGCGACCTTCATGATCATGGGCGACATCTGCACCCGTCGCTGCCCGTTCTGCGACGTTGGCCACGGTCGTCCGAAGCCACTGGACGTCAACGAGCCGGAAAGCCTGGCCATCGCCATCGCCGACCTCAAGCTCAAGTACGTGGTGATCACTTCGGTTGACCGCGATGACCTGCGTGACGGCGGTGCCCAGCACTTTGCCGATTGCATCCGCGAAATCCGCAAACTGTCGCCGAACGTACAGCTGGAAACCCTGGTTCCGGACTACCGTGGCCGCATGGACGTCGCGCTGGAAATCACCGCCGCCGAGCCGCCGGATGTGTTCAACCACAACCTGGAAACCGTGCCGCGCTTGTACAAGGCTGCGCGTCCGGGTTCGGATTACCAGTGGTCGCTGACTCTGTTGCAACGCTTCAAGCAGATGATGCCGCACATTCCGACCAAATCCGGCCTGATGCTGGGTCTGGGTGAGACCGACGAGGAAGTCATCGAAGTCATGAAGCGCATGCGCGAACATGACATCGACATGCTGACCCTCGGTCAGTATCTGCAACCGTCGCGCAGCCACTTGCCGGTGCAGCGTTTCGTGCACCCGGACACCTTCGCCTGGTTCGCCGAAGAAGGTTACAAGATGGGCTTCAAGAACGTCGCGTCGGGCCCGCTGGTGCGTTCTTCGTACCACGCCGACGAGCAAGCCAAGCTGGTCAAGGCTGAGCTGCTGGGTTCCTGA
- the lipB gene encoding lipoyl(octanoyl) transferase LipB yields MPGTLGFRELGQMAYEPVWHAMQRFTNERGSDAADEIWLVEHPPVFTQGQAGKAEHLLLPGDIPVVQVDRGGQVTYHGPGQLVAYLLLDVRKLGFGVRDLVSRMELCLIELLASYGVTAAAKPDAPGVYVDGAKIASLGLRIRHGCSFHGLALNVDMNLEPFRRINPCGYAGLAMTQLSEHAGSIEFAEVSARLRAQLVKHLDYAEQTTLTGGID; encoded by the coding sequence ATGCCGGGCACGCTGGGCTTTCGTGAGCTCGGCCAGATGGCTTACGAGCCGGTCTGGCATGCCATGCAACGTTTTACCAACGAACGCGGCAGCGATGCTGCCGACGAAATCTGGCTCGTTGAACACCCGCCGGTGTTCACTCAGGGCCAGGCTGGCAAGGCCGAACACTTGCTGCTGCCGGGAGACATCCCGGTGGTGCAGGTCGATCGTGGCGGCCAGGTGACTTATCATGGCCCCGGCCAATTGGTGGCTTACCTGTTACTGGATGTGCGCAAACTGGGTTTCGGCGTGCGTGATCTGGTCAGCCGCATGGAGCTTTGCCTGATCGAACTGCTGGCCAGCTACGGCGTGACCGCGGCGGCCAAGCCAGACGCTCCCGGCGTGTACGTCGATGGAGCGAAAATCGCTTCTCTGGGTTTGCGGATTCGCCACGGTTGTTCCTTTCATGGCCTGGCCCTGAACGTGGATATGAACCTGGAACCGTTTCGACGGATTAATCCCTGCGGCTATGCCGGGCTGGCGATGACCCAGCTGAGCGAGCACGCAGGATCGATTGAATTTGCCGAGGTAAGTGCCCGGCTGCGCGCGCAGCTCGTCAAACACCTCGACTATGCTGAGCAGACGACCCTGACGGGCGGAATCGACTGA
- a CDS encoding DUF493 domain-containing protein, protein MTDTEVKAPKIEFPQTDYPIKVISDTGVGNKDKIIEIVLKHATINDERIDERQSTNGKYTTIQLHIVATDQDQLYNINSELRATGFVHMVL, encoded by the coding sequence ATGACCGATACAGAAGTAAAGGCGCCAAAGATCGAATTTCCCCAGACTGATTATCCGATTAAGGTGATCAGCGATACGGGTGTCGGCAACAAGGACAAGATCATCGAAATCGTCCTGAAACACGCGACCATCAACGATGAGCGCATCGACGAGCGTCAAAGCACCAACGGCAAATACACCACCATTCAGTTGCACATCGTCGCGACCGATCAGGATCAGCTGTACAACATCAACAGCGAACTGCGGGCGACCGGCTTCGTGCACATGGTGTTGTGA
- a CDS encoding D-alanyl-D-alanine carboxypeptidase family protein, protein MNITTFAKRLCLLVPLLLSPAAFAAEMMPSPPQLAAKAYVLMDAASGNVLVENNGDQRLPPASLTKLMTAYIATLEIRRGQIGENDPVTVSENAWRTGGSRMFIKVGSQVTVSDLLHGIIIQSGNDASVALSEHIAGSEDAFADLMNKTVTDLGMTNTHFMNPTGLPNPEHYSSAHDMAILARAIIHEDPAHYAIYSQKEFFWNGIKQPNRNLLLWRDKTVDGLKTGHTDEAGYCMVSSAVRDGQRLIAVVFGTNSEVARAAETQKLLTYGFRFFETQTFYQKGTELAQAPVWKGTTNQVKAGLAEDLTMTLPKGQLKKLAASMTMNPQLTAPIAKGDVIGKVEVKLEDKVVHSADLIALDGVEEGGIFRRMWDSIRLFFYGLFN, encoded by the coding sequence ATGAACATCACCACCTTTGCCAAACGCCTGTGTCTGCTAGTCCCGCTGCTCCTCTCGCCAGCCGCCTTCGCGGCCGAGATGATGCCGTCGCCACCGCAACTGGCCGCTAAAGCCTACGTACTCATGGATGCCGCCAGCGGCAACGTGCTGGTAGAAAACAACGGTGACCAGCGTTTGCCACCGGCCAGCCTGACCAAGCTGATGACCGCATACATCGCGACCCTGGAAATCCGTCGTGGCCAGATCGGTGAAAACGATCCGGTGACCGTCAGCGAGAACGCCTGGCGTACCGGCGGTTCGCGGATGTTCATCAAGGTTGGCTCGCAGGTGACTGTCAGCGACCTGCTGCACGGCATCATCATCCAGTCCGGCAACGACGCCAGCGTGGCGCTGTCCGAGCACATCGCCGGTAGCGAAGACGCATTCGCCGACCTGATGAACAAGACTGTCACCGATCTGGGCATGACCAATACCCACTTCATGAACCCGACCGGTCTGCCAAATCCTGAGCACTACTCGTCGGCTCACGACATGGCGATCCTGGCGCGTGCGATCATCCACGAAGACCCGGCTCACTACGCGATCTACTCGCAGAAAGAGTTCTTCTGGAACGGCATCAAGCAACCTAACCGCAACCTGCTGCTGTGGCGTGACAAGACCGTTGACGGTCTGAAAACCGGTCACACCGATGAAGCCGGCTACTGCATGGTGTCCTCGGCTGTACGTGATGGCCAGCGCCTGATCGCCGTGGTGTTCGGCACCAACAGCGAAGTGGCTCGCGCCGCTGAAACCCAGAAGCTGCTGACCTACGGTTTCCGCTTCTTCGAAACCCAGACCTTCTATCAGAAGGGCACCGAACTGGCTCAGGCCCCGGTGTGGAAAGGCACCACCAATCAAGTCAAGGCCGGCCTGGCTGAAGACCTGACCATGACCCTGCCAAAAGGTCAGCTGAAGAAGCTTGCTGCGAGCATGACCATGAACCCGCAACTGACCGCGCCAATCGCCAAGGGCGACGTGATCGGTAAAGTCGAAGTCAAACTGGAAGACAAGGTCGTGCACAGCGCTGACCTGATCGCTCTGGATGGCGTCGAGGAGGGTGGTATCTTCCGCCGCATGTGGGATAGCATCCGTCTATTCTTCTACGGCTTGTTCAACTGA
- a CDS encoding septal ring lytic transglycosylase RlpA family protein — translation MRALPNNKPLKLVAFAALAVLVASCTTSRAPTQKTSSTAVRAQPGLDINRAHKDGAPWWDVDVSRIPDATPTLHTGPYKANPYTVLGKTYFPLQESKTYVASGTASWYGTKFHGQNTANGEVYDLYGMSAAHKTLPLPSYVRVTNLDNNRTVILRVNDRGPFYSDRIIDLSYAAAKKLGYAETGTARVKVEGIDPQQYWAAKGRPAPLMLNEPQVAQNSAPVITASAGTVEQWTPPPQQHASDTVPVPMSAKKNASATASGQYLQVGAFANPDAAELLRSKLSGMVSAPVFISSIVRNQQTLHRVRLGPIGSPGEIAQVQNSVRLANLGSPSVVTE, via the coding sequence ATGCGGGCATTGCCTAACAATAAACCCCTGAAGCTGGTGGCTTTCGCTGCGTTGGCGGTGTTGGTCGCCAGTTGTACGACCAGCCGTGCGCCGACACAGAAAACCTCTTCGACCGCTGTGCGTGCGCAGCCGGGCCTGGACATCAACCGCGCACACAAAGATGGCGCGCCGTGGTGGGACGTCGACGTGTCGCGCATCCCCGATGCCACCCCGACCCTGCACACCGGGCCCTACAAGGCCAACCCGTATACCGTGCTGGGCAAGACCTACTTCCCGTTGCAAGAGTCCAAGACCTACGTCGCTTCGGGTACGGCGTCTTGGTACGGCACCAAGTTTCATGGTCAGAACACCGCCAATGGCGAGGTCTACGACCTGTACGGCATGAGTGCCGCGCACAAAACCTTGCCACTGCCAAGTTACGTTCGGGTGACCAACCTGGACAACAACCGGACGGTGATCCTGCGGGTCAATGACCGTGGGCCGTTCTACTCTGACCGCATTATCGATTTGTCCTACGCGGCGGCGAAAAAACTCGGTTACGCCGAAACCGGCACCGCGCGGGTCAAGGTTGAAGGCATCGATCCGCAGCAGTATTGGGCTGCCAAGGGCCGTCCGGCACCGCTGATGCTCAACGAGCCGCAAGTCGCGCAGAACAGCGCACCGGTGATCACGGCCTCGGCCGGTACAGTCGAGCAATGGACCCCGCCGCCGCAGCAACATGCTTCTGACACCGTCCCGGTGCCGATGAGCGCAAAAAAAAACGCTTCTGCAACAGCGTCTGGCCAGTATCTGCAGGTGGGCGCGTTCGCCAACCCGGACGCTGCAGAACTGCTGAGGTCGAAGCTCAGCGGGATGGTGAGCGCTCCGGTGTTCATCAGCTCGATCGTGCGCAATCAGCAGACTCTGCATCGGGTACGCCTGGGGCCGATCGGCTCGCCGGGTGAAATCGCCCAGGTGCAGAACAGCGTGCGCTTGGCCAACCTTGGTTCGCCAAGCGTGGTCACCGAGTAA
- the mltB gene encoding lytic murein transglycosylase B gives MQVMRGWATRCAPLVGLMGLLGSVQEALAGEYEGSPQVAEFVGEMTRDYGFAGEQLMGVFREAERKQSILDAISKPAERVKQWKEYRPMFITDARIARGVDFWRQHEATLARAEQEYGVPAQVIVSIIGVETFFGRNTGNFRVIDALSTLGFDYPPRAEFFRKELREFLLLAREEQVDPLTLKGSYAGAMGLPQFMPSSFRAYAVDFDGDGHINIWNNPDDAIGSVASYFKRHGWVAGEPVVSRADVRGEQVDEGLTTGIEPTKTVAELRALGWSSHDALRDDMPVTAFRLEGDNGPEYWMGMKNFYAITRYNRSVMYAMAVHQLSEQLVQARGVK, from the coding sequence ATGCAAGTAATGCGTGGCTGGGCGACTCGATGCGCGCCGCTGGTTGGCCTGATGGGCCTCCTGGGCAGTGTGCAGGAAGCGCTGGCCGGCGAATACGAAGGCTCGCCGCAGGTGGCCGAGTTCGTCGGTGAAATGACCCGCGACTATGGTTTCGCCGGTGAACAACTGATGGGGGTGTTCCGCGAGGCAGAGCGCAAGCAGTCGATTCTTGACGCCATTTCCAAGCCCGCCGAACGGGTCAAGCAGTGGAAAGAATACCGTCCGATGTTCATCACTGACGCGCGCATTGCTCGTGGTGTGGACTTCTGGCGTCAACACGAGGCGACCCTGGCCCGTGCCGAGCAGGAATACGGGGTACCGGCACAAGTCATCGTGTCGATTATCGGCGTTGAAACCTTTTTCGGACGTAATACCGGTAATTTCCGGGTGATCGATGCGTTGTCCACGCTCGGTTTCGACTATCCTCCCCGTGCCGAATTTTTCCGCAAGGAACTGCGTGAGTTCCTTCTGCTGGCGCGTGAAGAACAGGTCGACCCACTGACCCTGAAAGGCTCGTACGCCGGGGCCATGGGCTTGCCGCAGTTCATGCCGAGCAGCTTCCGCGCTTACGCGGTGGATTTCGACGGTGACGGCCACATCAATATCTGGAACAACCCGGATGATGCGATCGGCAGCGTCGCCAGTTACTTCAAGCGTCACGGCTGGGTGGCCGGCGAACCTGTGGTCAGCCGCGCCGATGTGCGTGGAGAGCAGGTTGATGAAGGCCTGACCACCGGCATCGAGCCGACAAAGACCGTCGCAGAGTTGCGAGCGCTGGGCTGGTCAAGTCATGATGCGCTGCGCGATGATATGCCGGTTACTGCATTTCGCCTCGAAGGCGACAATGGCCCCGAATACTGGATGGGCATGAAGAATTTCTACGCGATCACGCGTTATAACCGCAGCGTGATGTACGCCATGGCCGTACATCAACTGTCTGAACAGCTGGTACAAGCACGGGGCGTCAAGTAA
- the rodA gene encoding rod shape-determining protein RodA yields the protein MRRRATLLQRLHIDGPLLILLLILAAGSLFVLYSASGKSWDLLAKQATSFGIGLVSMIIIAQFEPRFMARWVPLGYVIGVVLLLVVDIMGHNAMGATRWINIPGVIRFQPSEFMKILMPATIAWYLSKRTLPPQLKHVGISLMLIGVPFALIVRQPDLGTSLLILAGGAFVLFMGGLRWRWILSVLAAAIPVSVAMWFFIMHDYQKQRILTFLDPESDPLGTGWNIIQSKAAIGSGGVFGKGWLLGTQSHLDFLPESHTDFIIAVLGEEFGLVGICALLLIYLLLIGRGLVITAQAQTLFGKLLAGALTMTFFVYVFVNIGMVSGLLPVVGVPLPFISYGGTSLVTLLSAFGVLMSIHTHRKWIAQV from the coding sequence ATGCGTCGCCGCGCGACGTTGCTGCAAAGACTGCATATCGATGGCCCGTTGTTGATCCTGCTGCTGATCCTCGCCGCCGGCAGCCTGTTCGTGCTGTATTCGGCGAGCGGCAAGAGCTGGGATCTATTGGCTAAACAGGCCACTTCATTCGGAATCGGTCTGGTATCGATGATCATCATCGCCCAGTTCGAACCGCGTTTCATGGCGCGTTGGGTGCCGCTCGGCTATGTGATCGGCGTGGTGCTGCTGTTGGTGGTGGACATCATGGGCCACAACGCCATGGGCGCGACACGCTGGATCAACATCCCCGGGGTGATCCGCTTCCAGCCCTCGGAGTTCATGAAGATCCTGATGCCGGCGACCATCGCCTGGTACCTGTCCAAGCGCACGTTACCGCCACAACTCAAGCATGTTGGCATCAGCCTGATGCTGATCGGCGTGCCGTTCGCGCTGATTGTACGCCAGCCCGATCTGGGCACTTCGCTGCTGATTCTGGCGGGCGGCGCATTCGTCTTGTTCATGGGCGGGCTGCGCTGGCGCTGGATTCTCAGCGTGCTGGCCGCGGCAATTCCGGTGTCGGTGGCGATGTGGTTTTTCATCATGCACGACTACCAGAAGCAGCGGATCCTGACCTTCCTCGACCCGGAAAGTGACCCGTTGGGCACCGGCTGGAACATCATTCAGTCGAAAGCCGCGATCGGTTCCGGCGGCGTCTTCGGCAAGGGCTGGCTGCTCGGTACTCAGTCGCACCTGGACTTTCTGCCGGAAAGCCATACCGACTTCATCATTGCCGTACTCGGCGAAGAGTTCGGTCTGGTAGGTATCTGCGCGCTGTTGCTGATCTACCTGCTGTTGATCGGCCGAGGGCTGGTGATTACCGCGCAGGCACAAACGCTGTTCGGCAAATTGCTCGCCGGGGCGTTGACCATGACGTTTTTTGTTTACGTTTTCGTCAACATCGGTATGGTCAGTGGCCTGTTGCCGGTCGTAGGGGTGCCGTTGCCGTTCATTAGCTACGGAGGAACTTCGCTGGTGACACTGCTGTCAGCGTTTGGGGTTTTGATGTCGATCCATACCCATCGCAAGTGGATCGCGCAGGTTTGA
- the mrdA gene encoding penicillin-binding protein 2, with product MSQPIRIKDHEKDARLVRSRVVFGAIAIMLLIGVLIARLYYLQVIQYEYHSTLSENNRVHVQPIPPTRGLIFDRNGVVVADNRPSFSLSMTRERSGDWQQVLDVIVEVLELTPEDRVIFEKRMRQGRRPFEPVPILFELSEEQIARIAVNQFRLPGVEVVAQLVRHYPQGAHFAHSVGYMGRINEKELKSLDPVNYSGTHHIGKTGIERFYEPELHGQVGYEEVETNARGRVLRVLKRTDPIPGKDIVLSLDIKLQEAAEAALGGRRGAVVALDPKTGEVLAMVSQPSFDPNLFVTGISFKAYAELRDSIDRPLFNRVLRGLYPPGSTIKPAVAIAGLDSGVVTASSRVFDPGYYMLPNYDHKYRNWNRTGDGFVDLDTAIMRSNDTYFYDLAHKLGIDRLSAYMNKFGIGQKVSLDMFEESPGLMPSREWKRATRKQAWFPGETLILGIGQGYMQSTPLQLAQATALVANKGIWNRPHLAKSLEGVKPVDENPMPDIILRDPSDWTKVNHGMQQVMHGARGTARKAAIGAQYRIAGKSGTAQVVAIKQGEKYDRSKVQERHRDHALFVGFAPADDPKIVVSVMVENGESGSGVAAPVVRQVMDAWLLDQDGRLKAEYASPISAEATARDE from the coding sequence ATGTCTCAGCCGATCCGCATCAAGGACCACGAAAAGGACGCACGCCTGGTGCGTAGCCGCGTCGTGTTCGGGGCCATTGCGATCATGCTGTTGATCGGCGTGCTGATTGCGCGGCTGTATTACTTGCAGGTGATCCAGTACGAGTATCACTCGACACTGTCGGAAAACAACCGCGTCCACGTGCAGCCGATTCCACCGACCCGCGGGCTGATTTTCGACCGCAATGGCGTGGTGGTGGCGGACAACCGTCCAAGCTTCAGCTTGAGCATGACCCGCGAGCGCTCCGGCGACTGGCAGCAAGTGCTCGACGTGATCGTCGAAGTGCTGGAGCTGACGCCCGAGGACCGGGTGATCTTCGAGAAGCGCATGCGTCAGGGGCGCCGGCCGTTCGAGCCGGTGCCGATTCTGTTCGAGCTGAGCGAAGAGCAGATCGCCCGCATCGCCGTGAACCAGTTCCGCCTGCCCGGCGTGGAGGTGGTTGCACAACTGGTTCGTCACTACCCGCAGGGCGCGCATTTTGCGCACTCGGTGGGCTACATGGGGCGGATCAACGAGAAAGAGCTGAAGAGCCTCGATCCGGTCAACTACAGCGGCACCCACCACATCGGCAAAACCGGCATCGAGCGTTTCTACGAGCCGGAATTGCACGGTCAGGTCGGTTACGAAGAAGTCGAGACCAACGCCCGTGGCCGTGTGTTGCGGGTGCTCAAGCGCACCGATCCGATTCCCGGCAAGGACATTGTGCTGAGCCTGGACATCAAGTTGCAGGAAGCCGCCGAGGCAGCATTGGGCGGACGTCGCGGCGCGGTCGTGGCGCTGGATCCGAAGACCGGCGAAGTGCTGGCGATGGTCAGTCAGCCGAGCTTCGATCCGAACCTGTTCGTCACCGGGATCAGCTTCAAGGCGTATGCCGAGTTGCGTGATTCCATCGACCGGCCATTGTTCAACCGCGTATTGCGCGGTCTGTACCCGCCGGGCTCGACGATCAAACCGGCGGTGGCGATTGCCGGTCTCGATTCGGGTGTGGTGACAGCCTCCAGCCGGGTATTCGACCCGGGCTACTACATGCTGCCCAACTACGATCACAAATACCGTAACTGGAACCGCACCGGTGACGGTTTCGTCGATCTCGATACGGCGATCATGCGGTCCAACGACACCTACTTCTATGACCTGGCCCACAAGCTCGGCATTGATCGGTTGTCGGCCTACATGAACAAGTTCGGCATCGGCCAGAAGGTCTCGCTGGACATGTTCGAAGAATCCCCCGGCCTGATGCCGTCCCGCGAGTGGAAGCGGGCGACGCGCAAGCAGGCGTGGTTCCCGGGCGAAACCCTGATCCTCGGGATCGGCCAGGGCTATATGCAGTCAACTCCGCTGCAACTGGCCCAGGCCACGGCGCTGGTCGCCAACAAAGGCATCTGGAACCGTCCGCATCTGGCCAAATCCCTCGAAGGGGTGAAGCCGGTGGATGAAAATCCGATGCCGGACATTATCCTGCGTGATCCGTCGGACTGGACCAAGGTCAACCACGGCATGCAGCAGGTGATGCACGGTGCTCGTGGTACCGCGCGCAAAGCGGCCATCGGTGCGCAATATCGCATCGCCGGCAAATCGGGTACGGCGCAGGTCGTGGCGATCAAGCAGGGTGAGAAGTACGACCGTTCCAAGGTTCAGGAGCGCCACCGCGACCACGCCTTGTTCGTCGGTTTTGCTCCGGCCGATGACCCGAAAATCGTTGTATCGGTGATGGTCGAGAACGGTGAGTCCGGCTCCGGCGTTGCCGCGCCAGTGGTGCGGCAAGTGATGGATGCCTGGCTGCTCGATCAGGACGGACGTTTGAAGGCCGAATACGCCAGCCCAATCAGTGCGGAGGCTACGGCCCGTGATGAATAA
- the rlmH gene encoding 23S rRNA (pseudouridine(1915)-N(3))-methyltransferase RlmH: protein MRLRLIAVGSRMPKWVEEGWHEYAKRLPSELALELVEIPLNTRGKNADVARFIRQEGEAMLAKVGPNERIVTLEVHGKPWSTEQLAVELDRWRLDSRTVNFMVGGPEGLAPEVCARADQRWSLSPLTLPHPLVRILIGEQLYRAWTVLSGHPYHK from the coding sequence GTGCGACTGCGCCTGATCGCCGTCGGTTCACGCATGCCCAAGTGGGTGGAAGAAGGCTGGCATGAATATGCCAAGCGTCTTCCGTCCGAGCTGGCGCTGGAACTGGTGGAAATACCGCTCAATACCCGTGGCAAGAATGCCGACGTGGCCCGATTCATCCGCCAGGAAGGCGAAGCCATGCTGGCCAAGGTCGGGCCGAACGAGCGGATCGTCACGCTGGAAGTCCACGGCAAACCCTGGAGCACCGAGCAGTTGGCGGTCGAACTCGACCGTTGGCGGCTGGATTCGCGCACGGTCAATTTCATGGTTGGTGGCCCCGAAGGGCTGGCGCCGGAAGTCTGCGCCCGTGCCGATCAGCGCTGGTCGTTGTCGCCGCTGACGTTGCCGCACCCGTTGGTGCGGATCCTGATCGGCGAACAGTTGTATCGTGCCTGGACCGTGTTGTCCGGTCACCCTTACCACAAGTAA
- the rsfS gene encoding ribosome silencing factor, with product MTDKDQTKVKRKGTFKSAPLPEPVNTNEPLKGDELVKLAVAALEDVKAQDIQIIDVRDKQSITDYMIIATGTSNRQINAMLDKVREEVKKQGAKPLGEEGKGDSDWVLLDLDLVIVHMMTASARQFYDLERLWAGAEQSRAADAKHHSPENTHEHFTKLNKDQL from the coding sequence ATGACTGACAAAGACCAAACCAAAGTAAAGCGCAAAGGCACATTCAAGAGCGCCCCGCTGCCAGAACCGGTCAACACCAATGAGCCGCTGAAGGGCGACGAGCTGGTCAAGCTGGCTGTAGCTGCGCTGGAAGACGTCAAGGCACAAGACATCCAGATCATTGATGTTCGCGACAAGCAGAGCATCACTGACTACATGATCATCGCCACCGGTACTTCCAACCGCCAGATCAACGCGATGCTCGACAAGGTTCGCGAAGAAGTCAAAAAGCAGGGCGCCAAGCCGCTGGGCGAAGAAGGCAAGGGCGACAGTGACTGGGTGCTGCTCGACCTGGACCTGGTAATCGTGCACATGATGACTGCCTCGGCACGTCAGTTCTACGACCTGGAGCGCCTGTGGGCCGGTGCCGAGCAGAGCCGTGCGGCCGATGCCAAACACCACAGCCCGGAAAACACCCACGAGCATTTCACCAAGCTCAACAAAGACCAGCTGTAA